The following proteins are co-located in the Silene latifolia isolate original U9 population chromosome 1, ASM4854445v1, whole genome shotgun sequence genome:
- the LOC141601051 gene encoding gibberellin-regulated protein 6-like, protein MNNKVFSIILFALIAFAMFANEAMAGGYGQGSLRPYQCLPQCTRRCSNTRYHKPCMFFCQKCCNKCLCVPPGTYGNKQVCPCYNNWKTQQGGPKCP, encoded by the exons ATGAATAACAAAGTTTTCTCCATCATCCTTTTTGCTCTCATTGCCTTTGCCATGTTTGCCAACGAG GCTATGGCTGGTGGTTATGGACAAGGGAGTTTAAGGCCTTACC AATGCTTACCACAATGTACAAGGAGGTGTTCAAACACAAGATACCACAAACCATGCATGTTTTTCTGCCAAAAATGTTGCAACAAATGCCTATGTGTCCCACCAGGCACCTATGGTAACAAACAAGTCTGCCCTTGCTACAACAACTGGAAGACTCAACAGGGTGGCCCCAAATGCCCTTAA
- the LOC141641669 gene encoding DNA damage-inducible protein 1-like, with protein MDKGVERSETKSTELMYVEINVNGKATRAMIDTRASHNFVTPDEAKRLGMKLNREGGSMKAVNSKALPIQGVAREVVIKMGEWTGKVDFTSVPMDDFKIVLGMDFLKRTPTFLAPHNGSLIMV; from the coding sequence ATGGACAAAGGCGTTGAGCGCTCCGAGACCAAGTCCACGGAACTGATGTACGTGGAGATAAACGTCAATGGAAAGGCTACTCGAGCAATGATAGATACAAGAGCCTCCCATAATTTCGTCACCCCCGACGAAGCGAAGAGACTCGGAATGAAGTTGAACCGAGAAGGAGGAAGCATGAAAGCTGTCAACTCCAAAGCCTTGCCGATTCAGGGCGTGGCTAGAGAAGTAGTGATCAAGATGGGCGAATGGACGGGGAAGGTCGACTTCACCAGCGTCCCGATGGATGACTTCAAGATCGTCCTCGGCATGGATTTTCTGAAGCGGACCCCGACCTTTCTGGCGCCACACAATGGATCTTTAATAATGGTGTGA